From a single Artemia franciscana chromosome 9, ASM3288406v1, whole genome shotgun sequence genomic region:
- the LOC136030910 gene encoding telomerase Cajal body protein 1-like isoform X1 — MDEVTAQLCSSVPGEYSVEAAQVNEGTKPRCTMDDVGFESIFSTPENRSLEATTADELLKQRYTTNETTVQPLVGVSENQLLEEVSELVEERLPALNNEDKIWNAFLSNSWTSVGVTKQWKTIPKGCKFAPDGSCVISAGEDNVLRCFNTPQRLWTHPETQSADIDLNEVVTLKEGGTVYDYQWYPLLNSWEPETCCLITTIKQGPVHMWNVDSNELVASYRIFNHLDELDSAYSVAFNPQGDKLYCGTDGIIYVFDTSRPGRDCEKRDLRKTGFKGIFSTIAVNPAMPSVYAVGSYLQTVSVNSEPDGMPLCILEGHVGGVTQIAFHQDGHLLASGGRKDDIINIWDLRYPGKTYLVFNREVTTHQKIQFNFCNKYLISGNTNGNVTCFDLVTGAPQERNFSVDCVNGVSINPKLPLIAISCGQRHFYIEDNDAEKKYKLKNEDLSLQLVWSGPLG, encoded by the exons ATGGATGAAGTTACAGCACAGCTTTGTTCTAGTGTTCCTGGCGAGTACTCGGTAGAAGCAGCCCAAGTAAATGAGGGGACCAAACCAAG atgtaCCATGGATGATGTtggatttgaatctattttcaGTACTCCAGAAAACCGTTCATTGGAAGCAACAACAGCAGATGAGCTGCTTAAGCAAAG ATATACCACAAATGAAACCACAGTTCAACCCCTTGTCGGTGTTTCTGAAAACCAATTGTTAGAGGAAGTTTCGGAGCTAGTTGAAGAAAGGCTGCCAGCTTTGAACAATGAAGACAAAATATGGAATGCCTTCCTATCAAATAGCTGGACATCAGTGGGAGTGACTAAGCAGTGGAAAACGATACCGAAAGGATGCAAATTTGCACCAGATGGATCCTGTGTAATATCTGCTGGAGAAGATAATGTTTTGAGATGTTTCAATACTCCTCAGAGGCTGTGGACCCATCCTGAGACACAATCTGCAGATATTGATCTAAATGAAGTGGTGACCTTGAAAGAAGGAGGTACTGTATATGACTACCAGTGGTACCCTTTACTAAATTCCTGGGAACCTGAAACCTGTTGTCTCATAACGACTATTAAACAAGGTCCAGTACATATGTGGAACGTCGATTCGAACGAGCTTGTAGCTTCTTATAGGATATTTAACCATCTTGATGAGCTGGATTCAGCATACAGTGTTGCCTTCAATCCTCAAGGTGATAAATTATATTGTGGAACTGATGGTATTATCTATGTGTTTGATACCTCACGGCCTGGCAGAGACTGTGAAAAAAGAGATTTACGAAAGACTGGGTTTAAAGGAATATTTTCAACAATAGCAGTAAACCCTGCAATGCCATCTGTATATGCAGTAGGTTCATATTTGCAAACTGTCTCTGTGAATAGTGAGCCAGATGGCATGCCCCTGTGCATTCTTGAAGGTCATGTGGGAGGAGTTACTCAAATCGCTTTTCACCAGGATGGTCATCTCCTTGCCAGTGGTGGTAGAAAAGATGACATTATTAATATCTGGGATTTAAGATATCCAGGCAAAACGTACCTTGTTTTCAACAGGGAAGTTACGACTCATCAAAAAATCcagtttaatttttgtaataaatatttaatttcaggaAATACGAACGGAAATGtcacgtgttttgatttagtaacTGGTGCTCCACAAGAGAGAAACTTCAGTGTTGATTGCGTTAATGGTGTAAGCATCAATCCTAAATTACCATTAATTGCTATATCGTGTGGTCAGCGGCATTTTTATATTGAAGATAACGATgcagaaaaaaagtataaattgaAAAACGAAGATTTGTCATTGCAGTTAGTTTGGAGTGGCCCATTGGGATAG
- the LOC136030910 gene encoding telomerase Cajal body protein 1-like isoform X2: MDDVGFESIFSTPENRSLEATTADELLKQRYTTNETTVQPLVGVSENQLLEEVSELVEERLPALNNEDKIWNAFLSNSWTSVGVTKQWKTIPKGCKFAPDGSCVISAGEDNVLRCFNTPQRLWTHPETQSADIDLNEVVTLKEGGTVYDYQWYPLLNSWEPETCCLITTIKQGPVHMWNVDSNELVASYRIFNHLDELDSAYSVAFNPQGDKLYCGTDGIIYVFDTSRPGRDCEKRDLRKTGFKGIFSTIAVNPAMPSVYAVGSYLQTVSVNSEPDGMPLCILEGHVGGVTQIAFHQDGHLLASGGRKDDIINIWDLRYPGKTYLVFNREVTTHQKIQFNFCNKYLISGNTNGNVTCFDLVTGAPQERNFSVDCVNGVSINPKLPLIAISCGQRHFYIEDNDAEKKYKLKNEDLSLQLVWSGPLG, from the exons ATGGATGATGTtggatttgaatctattttcaGTACTCCAGAAAACCGTTCATTGGAAGCAACAACAGCAGATGAGCTGCTTAAGCAAAG ATATACCACAAATGAAACCACAGTTCAACCCCTTGTCGGTGTTTCTGAAAACCAATTGTTAGAGGAAGTTTCGGAGCTAGTTGAAGAAAGGCTGCCAGCTTTGAACAATGAAGACAAAATATGGAATGCCTTCCTATCAAATAGCTGGACATCAGTGGGAGTGACTAAGCAGTGGAAAACGATACCGAAAGGATGCAAATTTGCACCAGATGGATCCTGTGTAATATCTGCTGGAGAAGATAATGTTTTGAGATGTTTCAATACTCCTCAGAGGCTGTGGACCCATCCTGAGACACAATCTGCAGATATTGATCTAAATGAAGTGGTGACCTTGAAAGAAGGAGGTACTGTATATGACTACCAGTGGTACCCTTTACTAAATTCCTGGGAACCTGAAACCTGTTGTCTCATAACGACTATTAAACAAGGTCCAGTACATATGTGGAACGTCGATTCGAACGAGCTTGTAGCTTCTTATAGGATATTTAACCATCTTGATGAGCTGGATTCAGCATACAGTGTTGCCTTCAATCCTCAAGGTGATAAATTATATTGTGGAACTGATGGTATTATCTATGTGTTTGATACCTCACGGCCTGGCAGAGACTGTGAAAAAAGAGATTTACGAAAGACTGGGTTTAAAGGAATATTTTCAACAATAGCAGTAAACCCTGCAATGCCATCTGTATATGCAGTAGGTTCATATTTGCAAACTGTCTCTGTGAATAGTGAGCCAGATGGCATGCCCCTGTGCATTCTTGAAGGTCATGTGGGAGGAGTTACTCAAATCGCTTTTCACCAGGATGGTCATCTCCTTGCCAGTGGTGGTAGAAAAGATGACATTATTAATATCTGGGATTTAAGATATCCAGGCAAAACGTACCTTGTTTTCAACAGGGAAGTTACGACTCATCAAAAAATCcagtttaatttttgtaataaatatttaatttcaggaAATACGAACGGAAATGtcacgtgttttgatttagtaacTGGTGCTCCACAAGAGAGAAACTTCAGTGTTGATTGCGTTAATGGTGTAAGCATCAATCCTAAATTACCATTAATTGCTATATCGTGTGGTCAGCGGCATTTTTATATTGAAGATAACGATgcagaaaaaaagtataaattgaAAAACGAAGATTTGTCATTGCAGTTAGTTTGGAGTGGCCCATTGGGATAG